The following proteins are encoded in a genomic region of Rhinolophus ferrumequinum isolate MPI-CBG mRhiFer1 chromosome 17, mRhiFer1_v1.p, whole genome shotgun sequence:
- the CCR8 gene encoding C-C chemokine receptor type 8, giving the protein MDYTLEPNVTITDYYYPDIISSPCDGELIQKGSKLILVIFYCLLFVFGLLGNSLVILVLVICKKLKSITDVFLLNLALSDLLFVFSVPFQTHYQLYQWVFGAVMCKVVSGFYYIGFFSSMFFITLMSIDRYLAIVHAVYAMKVRTARLGTALSLAVWLTAIMATSPLLVFYQVASEDDILQCYPSYNHQTLKWKLFIHFEMNILGLLIPFTILMFCYISILHHLKSCQNHNKTKAIKLVLLVVIASLLFWVPFNVVLFLTSLHNMHILDGCVMSQRLIYATHVTETISFTHCCVNPIIYAFMGEKFKKHLSEIFQKIGNHISLYVGRKVPREGWERSSSFQHSFRSSTTDYIL; this is encoded by the coding sequence ATGGATTATACACTCGAGCCCAATGTGACAATAACTGACTACTACTATCCTGATATCATCTCAAGCCCCTGTGATGGGGAACTCATCCAGAAAGGGAGCAAGTTGATTCTTGTCATCTTTTACTGCCTCCTGTTTGTCTTCGGTCTTCTGGGAAACAGCCTGGTGATCCTGGTCCTTGTGATCTGCAAGAAGCTGAAGAGCATCACAGATGTGTTCCTCTTGAACCTGGCTCTGTCCGACCTGCTTTTTGTCTTCTCCGTCCCTTTTCAGACTCACTATCAGCTCTACCAGTGGGTGTTTGGGGCTGTAATGTGCAAGGTGGTGTCTGGCTTTTATTACATTGGCTTCTTCAGCAGCATGTTCTTTATCACCCTCATGAGCATAGACAGGTACCTGGCAATTGTCCATGCTGTGTATGCCATGAAAGTGAGGACAGCCAGACTGGGCACAGCCCTGAGCCTGGCAGTATGGCTGACCGCCATCATGGCCACCAGCCCACTGCTGGTATTTTACCAAGTGGCCTCTGAAGACGACATCCTACAGTGTTACCCGTCTTACAACCATCAGACTTTGAAGTGGAAGTTGTTCATCCACTTTGAAATGAATATCTTAGGCCTGTTGATCCCGTTCACTATCCTTATGTTCTGCTACATTAGCATCCTGCACCATCTGAAGAGCTGCCAAAACCACAACAAGACCAAGGCCATCAAGTTGGTGCTTCTGGTGGTCATCGCATCTTTACTCTTCTGGGTCCCATTCAATGTGGTCCTCTTCCTCACTTCCCTGCATAACATGCACATCTTGGATGGATGTGTCATGAGCCAGAGGCTGATTTATGCCACCCATGTCACAGAAACCATTTCCTTCACTCACTGCTGTGTGAACCCTATTATCTATGCTTTCATGGGTGAGAAGTTCAAGAAACACCTCtcagaaatatttcagaaaattggCAACCACATCTCCCTCTACGtagggagaaaagtccccagaGAAGGCTGGGAGAGATCATCCTCCTTTCAGCATTCCTTCCGTTCCTCCACCACGGACTACATTTTGTGA